Within the Medicago truncatula cultivar Jemalong A17 chromosome 4, MtrunA17r5.0-ANR, whole genome shotgun sequence genome, the region tttgttttatttactattAGTTGTCCACCCTACATTTTTATATTCCAATTTATAgccatatttatttataatatatcaattttaattttaatttaatggggactaaaatattttgaaaggacaaaaacatgtcactttttataagaattaaaaacaaaatttgttacatttataggaagaacaaaaaattttaatcccattaaattaaaattaaagctacatgttaaaaaaatttagagggacaaaaacatgtcacttttttataagaactaaaaacaaaattcgttatatttataaggatcaaaaatatatttaaccctaattaatattaaaaagttttttgGAAGGGATTAATATTACAAAGTTAGATAGAAACTAAATTTACgttatatttaaccctaatttatttctttataaataatgtagtaaatatatatttacgtcatatttttttttagcccagatttaaatatgtttacgttttcaaattaaaaaaattattgagaatGAGCTGGACCTATTAGATTTTTAAACaggagattaaaaaataatgtatctacagttcccgtgagcatagctcagttagcagggacatgcattattatGTAGGGGCCAAGGTTCAAACCCTAGACttctcacttattcaccttaaaaaatctaaattataGTCAGTAGCCAATCTAAAATGGGGCAATTTCACAATTGTCCCATACTAAATCTCGCCTTGCTAGACCCTATCTAACAATCTATAATGGAGTATATTCAAACCACTTAGACAGATCAAGGCAATTTGGTTTGGTTAGGATAAGAAGACAGCataaaagaataataagaaCACAgtataaaatatcatatatatatttggtgAGCCAGGAAGATGCAATAagttaatttgaatgaatagaTGAATTGGTCTTTGAAATTGTAAGCACCCATCAATATAATCTCATATTTTTACAAACTGTCAAAATACCTTTGGATTAGATATGGAGAACACCAATTAATCCTAATATACCTTtgaattgaatatgaaaaagaCAAGTCAAAAAGTTAATTATAGGGGTCGACAAAGATTCggatttcacattttttgaagtatacaaaaagtaatgaaatttaATTCTATTCAAACTAATGGTGGAATTCTGCATATAATGTCAATGCCCGAAAACTATATGTAGCCTTTTCTTTAATCTTCTTAATTGAGAAGCTTCTTCGcactctttttctttctcatttaaCTCTCCCCGTTGCCTCAAATCATAAAAATccttgtaacaaacaaaaaatcatgaaaatcctAACATTTCTAAGgcagtttggttttttttttttttttttatcaaaatacaaTGCACATACTCATCAATGCAgcttaaacaaaatcaaaagtaGATTTTGCCCTTTAACACACCATAATCAGCAATGACTATGCTGGACGTCTACAACCTCACAATTGTTAGTTTGGTGGTAGTGTCTTTGCCACTTCATTTATAgatgcaaaacaaaatataaagttaTTAAATTTTGTACATAAGTATAtctaaaatatatgatttactttgCGAAATTACCTTCATTAGGTggtatgcaaaaaaaaaatacaagaattgaaaaagaaagaaaaaaagtaatatatgaTGTAGAAAAAGAAACTTCAATGCTATATTGACATTGTAAAACAACATTCAAATGAAACGACTTATTTTGACTAGATTGACATTTTGAATAAGATAATAGGAATGATATGTTAACATCTTATATTTGTACAACCTACAAActatttgctatttttttaatattttttgactGATTTCAATTTGCATGCTCCTCAAGATGTAAAATGGTGTTGCATTAGTTGTCCAATTTTAGATgtacaaataacacaactctataATTAAACTCGTTTTCTGCATTTTGCATTTCCTCGAGGCTTAAATATACAAACTCTTGAATAGTAGTTGTCAGACAAGATAGAAAAATCCAACCTAGCCCAGTACAGCATCAACATAATACAAACGCATAGTAAGAACCAGCAAAATATAAACAAGAGCTCTAGATACTTGTGATTCTTTGaccaaaaacaatcaaatcaaacactTGTCATTACAATCACAAAATCATCAAGTGCTTGGAGAAGCAAAATTACTATAATTGTCTACACAATGCCACCTAGCATTGTTCCAAAAGCAAATCTGGATTTGAAAGCAACAATCAAAACCATGGAAAAAGTACTCATAAAATCAGAAAACCAATATGTTGTCTCTAACTATCTCTATACGTTCTTTTTTAAGTACTAAGCGTCTTGATTTCATGAAACATTATATCAGCACTCTACCCTCATCCTAATTGCAATTTGCAATTGCATCGATGAGGTGTATATACAAAAGCAGGCATCACCAATTATCTATACACAAATAACTAGCTCCAACACACCAACAAATGACATCCTGCATTGCAAGAAAAGAACACGTTATATTTCAAAATGCAACATTATCGAAGTAAAATTGACTGGGAGATAAAGTTATAGAAATTTATGGCTAGACATGATTTAGTATTGACACACCTTACACACTCCTAATATATATGTAATATCTAAACCAACTACCAATGCCCACATCCAAAGTCCCTGTACAAAGCCAGCATTAAGTTATGAGCGGAGCTACTCAGAAAAAGAAACAGAAGAAAACAGTTTAAATTGAGAATACCTAGCCTAGAAAAGAAGTTACAATAAGTAGAAGCAAAACTAATTGTGAATACCTAACAGTAATCGGAAACAGGTTCAGTGTTTTCTTGGCGTATTCCTTCTGTGTTCTCCAATACACTAGAACCACAAGGCAAAATTTCTTCGGATCTAGTTTTGGAGTTTGACTGATCGTTTGTTTCTCTGTGAAGATTATCTTGATTGGGAATGATGAGAGTATCAACTTTCTCAGAAGTCACTTCTGAAACATGAATAACCTTATCAACCATTACTACACGAGCTTCTTCGGTGTTCCCTTTTTTATGATTTGAAGCACCTGACACCTGCTGAATCTCTGATATATCTGACTGGGTTGAATGCACACtgaaagaaaatcaataaataactTTGTGAGTCAATACTACACCTAGACTActtatgaataatatattaCTCGGTAAAACTACCTATAttcttgaaaataaatttgtagaTCTTTGAGGTCAAATGTAGCACCACTTGTGCTTTCATTGGCTTATATAAATGAAGTTtgtcttttcaataaattttgaaaaatataattattttgatgtattgtcagtgtaaaattatttaaactGCAAACCGATCACAATCCATCATTTGTAAGACTTTTTAATTAGATATGATGAAAGTCAAACTTTTTAGTGATCGAACAGTTATGATTGACTGAcagtgtaaaaaatatttacactgCCTGTGCATATGAAttatccttgtaaaaaaaatatgctaACAAATAGTGTGTTTCAGTAGGGCAAATTTGTACCAGTAGGTAGTGGCCTGATCTAAAGGATTTTTGGCCATTCGTTCTTCTGCTCTTGGTTTCTTATTCTGCGCCAGATCTACAAGTGGATCAGCAACTTTAGTAATCAAGTTCTCCCTGCCTCTTTTCCCTCTGCCTACTTGGAGTTCTTCTGAAAAGGCAGGTTTCCCATTAACATCTTTAGTCACAGATTTGAGCTCGCTTGTTCTGCTAGCATTTCCAACTAGAGAGGGTACTTCAACAATTACTTTTGGTTCTCCAAAAGAATACCCCATTTGCCGTCCATTACTAAAATTACCAAGTGGATTGTCATTTTCCAAGTGCTTTTGCCCATTGCTACCATTATTTGTATCAGAAGCCACAGCCAAATTTCCTTTTTTCGTTAGCGTATCAGGAGAATTTCGGAATATTAGCTCCGTGCATCGTTTTATCCAGGAGAATCGAGCAGCACTAGCAGGAGAAACACCTGATGACTTCTGCACAAATGGAGTATCAAACCCATTGTCAATATTATCAACATCCACATCTTTGCAGGAACTCAAGCGGACACCTTGTGTAAGAGTCTGATGCTTCAAATTTTTCCTTGAAGATATTTTCTGTTGGTTATACTCCATATCAGATTTAAGCATTTCAACAATAGCAAGGTCATCAGAGACAACTTTTGAATCttccaatttcttcaattcTTCAGTCTTAGAATAAATGTTGATTCTATCAGCATGCAACAGTTCTCTCTGTTTTTGTAGTTTATCCCTTTGAACCTCAAGTTCTTTAATACAATTAGTTAGTTCAGCCCATTCTTTATTTCTTAGGTCACGATCCAAATTTATCTCAGTCCGCTCAGTTTGAAGCCTTTTCATCTCCAAGGAAACCTGTTCCAATTCTTTTGCTGCTTTCTCCTTAAGAGCATCAATATGCTGGAGCTCCCTATTCTTCTCTTCCTCAAAAGTTGTTTCTCTTTCCTTCAAATAACTTTCTACTTCTTCCCGCCTCTTCTCGATAAGGTTATTTAGCTCCCTTTTTTGCATCTCAATATCCCGCTGAAAATCCGCTCGCTCCTGCTGCATCTTGCCAAACCACTCAGCATGTTCATGTGCCATCTTCTTCATGAAATTTTCCCGTTCACTAGCAAGTAACCCCAAGTCATGGGTGTACTGCTTACGcaaattttccttttcttctcttaGCTTGTCGCGCTCATTCTTAACAAAAGTGGAAACTGCCTTCCTTTCATTTTCTATAAATTCTGCTTCTTTCCGcaactcttcttttttttcatcaaGAAGCTCCCACTCAACTTCAAACTTGGCCTTCTCAGCTTTCAACTTATCAGCCTGGGCCAATAGCTCCAAATTCTGAGATCTTACAAGATCAATCTCTTCCTTTagtttcacttcaaaaattgaCAAGTCGCCTGTTTCACTTTGGATGACCTCCAATCTCTGCTTTGCATTATCAACTTgtcttttttcattttccaaAGATGCCAAAGACACCTGCAGATCTTTCTTGGCTTGTTCAATATCATCTTTCTCCTTTTGCAAAAGGGTTGTGTTTAATTCAAACTCCTTCTCAGACGCTTTGAGGCTTTGATCTTTATCTTTAAGAGCAGTTGACTGTTCCGCTAGGTCTTTCTCCTTCTCGCTCAGTGATCTTGATATAACTTCCAACTCGTGTTCCCTTTCCAGGATTTGGTCCTCCCGTTGTTTAAGATCAACCTCCTTCAATTCCCAAGCTCGTCTTTTAgtctcaatttcattttcaaccgATTTGCGCTGCATTTGTAGCTCAACTTCTAAATCATGTTTTTTTGCTCTCATTGTGGCTTCCCGATCTGCTATAGCCTTATGAGTCTCATCCTACATTTTCCatccaacaaaattaaaataataacaatacaGAGGAAGTCTGAGAAATATAAAAGAACCATTGACCATAGGAAGAGAACATACAGATTCTCTATTAGAAAGTTTCACTTCAAATTCAAGCAACTCTTGCTCTTTCTTGTTAAGCTCAGTTTTCGATTTAGTGAGTGCCTGTTATCACACAACACATATCCACGGGTGAACAAGACAGAAATTAAATACTACTTAACATCAGTTTCATCTAGACCCAACTTAGAATTTTTAAATACGAACCTCTTCTCGTTGTGTAAGGGTGGCCTCCAGTAATTGTAGGCTGGTTTTCTTGTCATGGAGGGCTTCATGTTCCTTTTCAACTTTAAACTTTGTGTCCTCCAACTCTTTTTGAAGACGATCTAGTTCCTGGGATCTACTAAAAAGATGATCCTCTCTTTGGTTGAGCGAGGATTGTGATTGAAGTAACCTTTCCTGTTCTTGTTGTAAAACCTTTTGCCTTTCAGAAAGGGATTGCCTCTCAAGATTCATCTCCTTATCTTTTTCATCACAGCTGTGAGAGACgggaaagagagaaaaatcaaCATACTTTCTAAACAAATCAATCTATCaaaatttatatcattacaGGTGGATAAAGATCACTCGCTTGCTCAGGATTACATGAATTCACATATTAATTGTATTAGAAGAATAACTTACTCTGACTTGAAAGATATAATTTGCCGCCTGAGGATATCTTCACGCGCTTCAACATCACGAAGCTTCCTTTCTGCAACACTTTTATATCGATTAGCATCTGCTTGCAAAGATTCTGCAGCACGCACTTTAGCTTCAGCCTCCGTAAATTTCTTTTCTGCTTCATCTGTCAATTGATGTGCTTCAGCTAATTTACTTTCAGCTGCAACCTTTGTTTCAGCACATTCCGTACGCATCTCATGCAAGGCCTTCTCAAGCTTCAAAAAGCAATAAAAGATACTACTATCTcattttgagaaagaaagaaagaaaaaattggaatggagaaaatagagaatatatatatggttttgcaAATTAAGAAGCTTACACTTCCTATGCATGCATCTTTGACGCCTATTGTCTTCTTCAAAGATTCTTCCCGTTTTCTTGATTCAGCTAACGCAGATTTATTCGTGGACAAATCACGGTTATGCACTAACTCAGATGACTCGACCATGGTTTTAACTTGTTCATACTTGGAAACCAATTCCTTCCTCTCCAATATGAGAAGGCCCATGTGATGTTGATGATCATATATCTACATAATACAAAGTAAaagcaaataagaaaaatatattttgctgGCACCAATAACATGAATGGTCACCGTATATcttataaaattgaaatgtcctatatatctttaaaaatattcaCTTGAAAAGACAATTTGATTGGTGAAGGAAAAGGATTAGTTCGAGTGATAACAAACTACTTCATAAACAAATTCATTACCAACTCAATTGACTTTGCAAATGAACTGACCATGAAAGCTAAGGCGTGGTTATTTTTACAATACATGTGGCTTATATCTTGATTCGACACAAAATAAGCCGATCAACAGGAATCACTGTGCATGtctaattttgaaaaatttgaatcaaaaacAGAATTGATCTTAACTTGTGGCATGAATCACAACTTActataaaacaatattaatagACAACCAAACTTAACtataatacacacacacatggAAGGATATATGCAATGAGAGGGATATGTGTATTAATGCTTGCCAATTTGAAttgcttaaatatgtaaatacaAGTTACAATTAACCAATTAACATCACTAGATGGTTAGGTAACTAGCATAAGTATCTCATAAGTATCTTTGTGATCATTGCGCAAATGACAAGGAAACTAGCAAAATTCTTAGACaacaagacaaaacaaaataaactgaAGAGTTAACATAGTTTCGTCTTTAATTGAATATCATAATAAGCATGGACCGGAACTGATGGTTGGGTAAAGTCCTACTCAAAGTGATAGCTTCAATGATCCCAAAACCCTAACACTATCAATAAAGTTCACCTATAGCTGCATTCCACAACAATCAACCACTACCAGTTTAAAGTGTAAATTTGATCCATTGCAGTGCCaatttatcaaatcaaattaaaacttTAAACAAACAATTCAAAGTGTTCTATAAAAGGACAAATGGCTGCGGATCCGCAGGCACCTATCAATACTCTAAAGTTTCAAACAACGAATTTTGCTTTTTATTCAATCATAACATCACTAGATGCTAATCACTATCTATGACTTacacaaaaacaataacaacCAAAGTCTTACCCCACTTAGTGAGGTCGGCTAAATGGAACAAACAAcgtcataatgttctatcatatctCTGTCCAGCTCTGTATCTCTAGatttttcttaatagtttctcttatagttttctAGGCCTTCCTCTGCCCCCTAGTGATTTGACAAACCTTTATGTAATCTACTCTCCTTTATACGGAATCTacaggtcttctctctacatgcccaagcCACCAAAGCCGAGTTCCCACCATCTTTACGGCTCAACAACATATGTCATACAACATCACCAGTCTTACAAATGTACCGTATACACAGAACCATCACAAATAATCCATATAAGCCATCAATAATATTTGTTacattaaacaaattaattaacttaaaacacatcaaaatactATTAATGAATAATTAATTACTTCAATTATCCAACCACAAACAATGTCAAAATAAAAACCTGATAAACCctaatatgataaaacctatTAATCCCCTAATTCAATCAACTCAAATTCTTAAATCGAcaaaattacaatgaaaaaGAAATCAACAAACCTCAGCTTCAAGCTTAGCAATATAAGCTACAAGAGCAGCTTTATCCTTATGCTTAATCGATTCCTCATCAAATCCAGCCTCCCTAAGCCGCTTCCAGATCTGTTCATCGGAAAGCGGACTTCTCAAAACCCTAGAACTCGGAGTAATTGACAGTGGTTTGGCAGAGCTAGGTGTCGAAATCTCCATTGCAAACTCCAAACGCGATTATCCTAAACTTATCGCGTTTCGCTTTTGAATAATCAGCttcttgttgtttctttttgCTTTTGGAGAATAAAGTGCTGTGAGTGCGTTGGCGTGAATAGAATCTGAAAGTAGAAACGGTATTTACTATTACTAACTAACGCCGTATAAAGCGCACCACACTATTTTCATTCTTCACTCGAGTAGTATTGGCGACGTGACCTCGTTTTGACTTTATAgtttttgtttatgattttatttatttatggaaaaaatatttcGAATTTTATTGGCACCTTTTCACTCAAATTTGAACCCAACAAAGTATAggacttgaccaaaaaaaaaagtatgggTGTAGGA harbors:
- the LOC25493541 gene encoding protein CROWDED NUCLEI 4 gives rise to the protein MEISTPSSAKPLSITPSSRVLRSPLSDEQIWKRLREAGFDEESIKHKDKAALVAYIAKLEAEIYDHQHHMGLLILERKELVSKYEQVKTMVESSELVHNRDLSTNKSALAESRKREESLKKTIGVKDACIGSLEKALHEMRTECAETKVAAESKLAEAHQLTDEAEKKFTEAEAKVRAAESLQADANRYKSVAERKLRDVEAREDILRRQIISFKSDCDEKDKEMNLERQSLSERQKVLQQEQERLLQSQSSLNQREDHLFSRSQELDRLQKELEDTKFKVEKEHEALHDKKTSLQLLEATLTQREEALTKSKTELNKKEQELLEFEVKLSNRESDETHKAIADREATMRAKKHDLEVELQMQRKSVENEIETKRRAWELKEVDLKQREDQILEREHELEVISRSLSEKEKDLAEQSTALKDKDQSLKASEKEFELNTTLLQKEKDDIEQAKKDLQVSLASLENEKRQVDNAKQRLEVIQSETGDLSIFEVKLKEEIDLVRSQNLELLAQADKLKAEKAKFEVEWELLDEKKEELRKEAEFIENERKAVSTFVKNERDKLREEKENLRKQYTHDLGLLASERENFMKKMAHEHAEWFGKMQQERADFQRDIEMQKRELNNLIEKRREEVESYLKERETTFEEEKNRELQHIDALKEKAAKELEQVSLEMKRLQTERTEINLDRDLRNKEWAELTNCIKELEVQRDKLQKQRELLHADRINIYSKTEELKKLEDSKVVSDDLAIVEMLKSDMEYNQQKISSRKNLKHQTLTQGVRLSSCKDVDVDNIDNGFDTPFVQKSSGVSPASAARFSWIKRCTELIFRNSPDTLTKKGNLAVASDTNNGSNGQKHLENDNPLGNFSNGRQMGYSFGEPKVIVEVPSLVGNASRTSELKSVTKDVNGKPAFSEELQVGRGKRGRENLITKVADPLVDLAQNKKPRAEERMAKNPLDQATTYCVHSTQSDISEIQQVSGASNHKKGNTEEARVVMVDKVIHVSEVTSEKVDTLIIPNQDNLHRETNDQSNSKTRSEEILPCGSSVLENTEGIRQENTEPVSDYC